TCTAATTGCCGAAGACTTCCGGCAAATACCCAAAACAATGCATGACGTCACATCGGGAACAAAACAATGGCACATGAGGAGAATGCATCTGAACCACGGTTTATCGAGCCCAGTGATGACGAAGACGAACCAGAAAATGACTTGTCGTGTGGGTCGTCATCTTTTGGTGATGAAGATGAGAGAAACCTGACAGAACATTCCGACACAGATGAAATGGAGGAGGTTGTTGCTGCTGTGGCTGGAATAAATCCATATCAGTTCGAGCCATACGCTTCCGACTCGGAGACCAGTGAAAACGAGGAGGGAGAAAATCATGAAGAACATAGACTGGAAGACAATTCTTggtaaatttaatttaatttgcgAACttccatttaacatgtttatcctTGCAAGTTTCCGATTTTGGCTTTTCTCTTCATCAAAATGACGGACCCTATTTTCGACCAAGTTCTGTGATCTTCTGTAACACGGACATAACTTGCATAAGACGACCAAGTTGTAGACATATTTCTTGTGGGATACGTAGCATATCAAgtggacatttttttaaaacaaaatttcaagtACAGAAAGTATGAAAATATCACCGAAAAAAATGGCAGAAAcagtttaaaatttgaaattaatttaaatcttCGAAAGTAACATTTCTATTAAAGTAGGAtcagcatgcatttttgtttgtttttatagtgagaACACACGTAATTTTATACAGATGTACTATGGAAATTGATGAAGTAAAGGTCACCTGACAATACTCGCCTGTCCTTGTAAAAAAGAGAGGGGGGGATAAAAAATTATGAGGTCTTTTACAAAGGGTTCAAGGgtcatagaaaaaaatgaaaaaacttTCAAGACTTCTGTTCTGTTTCGATTACAaggcgtcacagaaaaaaataaaatatactttcaAGACGTCATAGTTTTTTTGGACTACATGTAGGAAGTGCACGTGTCACAGAAAGAAACACCTTAGTCAAGACCTTAAATATTTAAACTACGAAGGCGTAACTGAAAACCTTTCATGACATCATAGCTGAATGGccttttaaaacatcaaaatttttaCGGACTATGAATGCATCGcaggaaaataaataaatagcctTTTAAGACGTCACAACTATTTGAACTATGAaggcgtcacagaaaaaaaatgaaaagcctTTTAAGATGTCATATAATCTGAAATAGGGGGCGGGGGGTGTCTCATTCGTGGCTATAATAATTTAAGTTTTTTGTTTACTATCACAGATCATGGATGTTTTATATTTTCCTAGTGTAGATAAAGTTTTGTATTTCCTCAGGTGTTCTTGTGGAAATTGTGAGGTGATACCGACAGCCAGAGAATGCATTTGTTGCAATGAAGTGCAGAGGGTGTTAGATGTCAAAAATGAAGAAGACATTTCCTGCATAACACAACATCCAGGATTTTCACCAGTCTGTCTTGATGTTCATGTTTTGGGTGTTGCAAACTTCCAGTACAGACAGGAATATGGTGATAGACCAGAACAGGCTAATGAGTAATAAACTAATTCATTTCCTTCAATACTTCTTTTTAActtaatcaaattgtaaatttTTTGCAAATTACAAAATACGTGTCTAAACAATTTACCgcatttataaaataatataatactaaagcaaaaaaacaaatttcattcaGTTAAATTTAAAGTTGGGAATGGTACACTTTATTTCTCTATTGGGTTACTAAAAATTTTTTGCCAACCATGATTAAATGAGACCAGACTAGACATCAAGGAAATGTAAGCGATCTCTATAGCCACCGCTGTCAATAAATGACTCAATTTTTATCATCTCAACTATAAACTAAGCTTTTGACCTTGTATGTAGAACTCATGTTTCTTAAGATATATAAGTGTTGgcacaatatttatcaaaggtcATAGGGTCCTCAACTATAACCCAATTCATTCACcctgacctttgacctatgaaatTGTACATACACATTGTTGGTTATTATAACTGTCAAGATATAGTGCACATAATTAATTCatattacaaaaaagaaaaattgcaaaaatttaaGTACATTGTTACATAATTTGAATTAAAGTCCTTAATCTTTTATTTGTCCCAAAATCAAAGTTTAACTTCTGTTTTCAGACGCAGCAGATATACTGCATACAGGCAGTTTGTAAGATGGTGCTGGCAATTCCTTGGGAAAGAGGTACGGGTAGTCATTCCCTCATGTGCAGTATTACGAATCAGGAGCTCATTCCCTGGCCAGAATTACACTGGTTTCCATCAGGCTGACAGTGACTGAAGCTTTATATAACCATATCACACTTTTTGTGGACTATTAGAGAGGTATTCCTTGAACCATTTTATAAATTGATCTCATCTGAGactttgtttaaatgtaatttATGGCAGAGAACAAGATAAATTTTCTTACAGATCTAGAAATACTGTGCCTACAACATTAtcgtcataaaaatataaatagtatACATTAAAAGCTGTTACTTATAaattaacaatatatatttatgtggCCATATAAGGACCTGCAACTGGGTGATCCAGTATTAACAAAATcttatctaattttattttttttaaattatacatttttttgttcggacaatttaaaaaaaaacatcaatgcatCAAGCATGTATGATTGTATTATTCTTGTACTGCTGAAGTATTCACttgaaaaaatataactttttgttttatttgacaaTCTAAACAACCACCCAAgttcagtaaaaagtaaaatcacaaaaatactgaactcagaagaaACTTCAAAACTGAAATTCACcaatcaattggcaaaatcatatgataaagcacatcaaacgaatggatattcctgacttggtacaggcatttcaaatgtagaaagttgtggattgaaccttgttttatagcgctaaacctcccatttgtatgacagtcgcattgaattccattatatttacaacgatgtgtaaacaaaacagacattgaACACCTTCCAAATTAAAAATGCACTTTTGCGATCACActcgtttttgttttgaaattaacgTTTAtgctttagggagctaccatttgatttttatgggggggggggggggggggctaggatgaaaaattttgtcctgctttttttttttagttgtaatctctgtcctgcctttttattttttactctattcggtcctgcctttttttatactagttatcctgactttttttacacaaattgtcatcctgccttttttttttaccaagttgctcatcccgccttttttttttactcaaaactcctgtcctgcctatttttttaaatttcatcctagccccccataaaaatcaaatggtagctcccttattctgattttattttcattaactttAGTTTAGTCTGTGTGATCTAAATTTACTAGAATGGCCTCTATGTGCCTTCTAGCTTggaatatatttgtatttgtattttaaaacgtACAAAATGTACACTTACCACCACCAACGCTGTGTATTCAATACACACAACACACAACACAAATTGATCACAGTCATGTATACATATTACGAAGCAGTACAAGATATAAtgattttctataaataaactatgTTTAGATATCGATCATGGTAACTCATGATCAGCATCATATGCAACCTTATCAATAAAATGGCGGCTATAATGaactttgaaaaatacaaaagtaAAGAAAAACATTATGTTAAAGCAGATATAAACACAGAGCAATATTTCGTTCATATATTTGATGATCGAAGTAAGATACATAATTACTTCTTAAgtgttaaaatgaaaataaattgtagAATACTTACAGGAAAACAAACTGAAACGATAGCTgacaggtttttttttgtgttttaggAAGGCATTAATAAAAAGGCACCTCCCAGTGTCCAGAGGATACcctttaaaaaaatagttattatGGGAGGAAATAAACGTTTTAAACATTAACATTACGACAAAATCTATTTCGCCTGTTAATTTCCGCAGGAAACATGTACACAGAAGAACTTTAAACAGTCCAAGAGTATCAAGAGGAAGACCTCATTTAAAACGTTTCCGTGGTAAACTTTGATTAAAATCGTGTTTGACAATAACATGAAATTACTTTTAACACGGTCAGTTTCAGGGGAAACCATTCATTTAGATTTTCAACGAAAAAGGTTTGAGAAAATGACGTTTGACAATAACATACATTTCACACTGACAGTTTCCCTTCATTTATCTAATAAGAAGTaacaatgtacaaaatgtaccaaAGTTGAGTTTAGAGGAAATCCCGTTTATACATGTAACGTGTGAAACTGTCAGTTTACCCCTTTAAAATACCTTCAGAAAGAAGTTTCACAGATAACCATGATAACCTATGAAGAATTAGTCCCAAAACAAGTTTCTTTTTCTCAATTGCAATATCAACGTAGGAGACGTATCGCCCAATGTGTAAGTGCAATAAGTAAAACGACAATCACCGCACGTACAACGGAGAGTCAACTTACCCTACTGTTCTgcaattatttacaatataaaataaaaatattttgaattgatcaAACTTAATACTTTTCATGCCCATACCAATCTAATTTCTTTAAGTTTGTGTGTTACGAAGAAGTTTACAAAAGTAATCAATTTGTTCCCTAAAGAATGTTTTGGCAAACTAAAAGTACACCGCATGATTTCCCCAGAACAACACACGGTCGAGTTTCTAGGGGaaattgaaaataacaaatatgttatctTACAACTTTCTCTAGCATTAAGCTCGTATATTATTGATACTGCATGTATATGTTACACAAATAATTAAAGCAACAattatatctccaaattgataccaTATTtaccgtgcttgcatttcctatcaatattttcttgatagaggattgctgctcacaaggaagagttccaaatggtgaagttgaaatcattccttcgtaaatttttcggacgccatcacgagttggttgaccattgtggaataaccgtttcacaaataatatcagatatg
Above is a window of Mytilus galloprovincialis chromosome 7, xbMytGall1.hap1.1, whole genome shotgun sequence DNA encoding:
- the LOC143084147 gene encoding uncharacterized protein LOC143084147, producing the protein MAHEENASEPRFIEPSDDEDEPENDLSCGSSSFGDEDERNLTEHSDTDEMEEVVAAVAGINPYQFEPYASDSETSENEEGENHEEHRLEDNSWCSCGNCEVIPTARECICCNEVQRVLDVKNEEDISCITQHPGFSPVCLDVHVLGVANFQYRQEYGDRPEQANERSRYTAYRQFVRWCWQFLGKEVRVVIPSCAVLRIRSSFPGQNYTGFHQADSD